From one uncultured Methanoregula sp. genomic stretch:
- a CDS encoding GtrA family protein gives MMNSLLCGSARMFKNERIFGFFIIGILSSAIDIGLLYVLTSYLGIWYLLSATVSYCCGIVVSYLLNKCLTFHDANRHYFVQFSAFAAISFSCLLVNICIIWLCVELFSLGYLPGKIIATGCSFFWNYYGQSRITFHPS, from the coding sequence ATGATGAACTCTCTCCTCTGCGGGAGTGCAAGGATGTTTAAAAACGAGCGGATTTTTGGGTTTTTTATTATCGGCATCCTGTCTTCGGCGATTGACATCGGCCTGCTGTACGTTCTCACATCGTATCTCGGCATATGGTACCTTCTCTCCGCAACCGTATCCTATTGCTGCGGGATCGTTGTCAGTTATCTCCTGAACAAGTGCCTGACATTCCATGACGCGAACCGGCATTATTTTGTCCAGTTTTCCGCGTTTGCAGCGATATCGTTCAGTTGTCTTCTCGTGAACATCTGCATCATCTGGCTCTGTGTTGAGTTGTTCTCCCTGGGGTATCTCCCAGGAAAGATAATTGCAACCGGTTGTTCCTTTTTCTGGAATTATTACGGACAGAGCAGGATCACGTTCCATCCTTCCTGA
- a CDS encoding DUF2179 domain-containing protein, with protein MGIVKTGIWLLSTGLVLTNLTDYWNILAYLAGYGIGTLLGMQIEDMISIGDVIVRMFVPGDPQPIMAELSAGGYGMTRIEGSGTFSHSVNIIFMIVPRKELGRLLDILSKNYPDILYTVEDVRNIKQGAKIFFKDPKKRVLGFFGV; from the coding sequence ATGGGGATAGTCAAGACCGGTATCTGGCTGCTCTCAACGGGGCTTGTCCTCACCAACCTGACCGATTACTGGAACATCCTTGCCTATCTTGCAGGATACGGGATAGGTACCCTGCTTGGCATGCAGATCGAGGATATGATCTCGATAGGGGATGTTATTGTCCGCATGTTCGTCCCGGGCGATCCCCAGCCGATCATGGCAGAACTCTCGGCGGGTGGCTATGGCATGACCCGGATCGAGGGGTCCGGGACATTCTCGCATTCCGTGAACATCATCTTCATGATCGTCCCAAGAAAAGAGCTGGGCCGGCTGCTTGATATCCTCTCAAAGAATTATCCTGATATCCTCTACACCGTCGAGGATGTTCGGAACATCAAACAAGGTGCAAAGATCTTTTTTAAGGATCCCAAAAAGCGGGTGCTTGGTTTTTTCGGGGTGTAG
- the msrB gene encoding peptide-methionine (R)-S-oxide reductase MsrB produces the protein MIPEGRDGGSPLFIFSMQTGRTEQVLPIVKTDEEWKAILTPEQFAVARGQGTEYAFTGKYHAWKEPGIYSCACCKTDLFSSNAKFDSGTGWPSFSAPVSPLNVRTRTDRSGGVERTEVLCARCSAHLGHVFDDGPPPEGKRYCMNSAALDFYRLP, from the coding sequence ATGATACCGGAAGGCCGCGATGGAGGATCCCCGCTTTTCATCTTCAGCATGCAGACCGGCAGGACTGAACAGGTTCTGCCCATAGTTAAGACCGATGAGGAGTGGAAAGCCATTCTCACGCCGGAACAGTTCGCCGTTGCCCGGGGGCAGGGCACCGAATACGCGTTCACCGGAAAATATCACGCCTGGAAGGAACCCGGCATTTACTCATGTGCCTGTTGTAAAACCGATCTCTTTTCCTCCAATGCAAAATTCGATTCCGGGACCGGCTGGCCGAGCTTCTCCGCACCCGTATCTCCGCTCAACGTCCGGACCCGGACGGATCGATCCGGCGGGGTGGAGCGCACCGAAGTTCTCTGCGCCCGGTGCAGTGCCCATCTCGGCCATGTCTTTGATGACGGACCCCCTCCTGAAGGGAAACGGTACTGCATGAATT